In Neofelis nebulosa isolate mNeoNeb1 chromosome 10, mNeoNeb1.pri, whole genome shotgun sequence, one DNA window encodes the following:
- the FAM89B gene encoding leucine repeat adapter protein 25, producing the protein MNGLPSAEAPGGAGCALAGLPPLPRGLSGLLNASGGSWRELERVYSQRSRIHDELSRAARVPDGPRYASGATSAGPAAGLPGPRRPVNLDSALAALRKEMVGLRQLDMSLLCQLWGLYESIQDYKHLCQDLSLCQDLSSSLHSDSSYPPDAGLSDDDEPPDASLPPDPPPLTVPQTHNARDQWLQDAFHISL; encoded by the exons ATGAATGGGCTGCCCTCGGCCGAGGCGCCGGGTGGCGCTGGCTGCGCCCTAGCCGGGCTCCCTCCGCTGCCGCGCGGCCTCAGCGGTCTCCTCAACGCAAGCGGGGGCTCGTGGCGGGAGCTAGAGCGCGTCTACAGCCAGCGCAGCCGCATCCACGACGAGCTGAGCCGCGCCGCCCGCGTCCCAGATGGGCCCCGCTACGCTTCGGGCGCCACCAGCGCGGGACCCGCCGCCGGTCTCCCCGGTCCGCGTCGTCCTGTCAATCTCGACTCAGCACTAGCAGCGCTGCGCAAGGAGATG GTGGGGCTGCGGCAGCTGGACATGTCCCTGCTGTGCCAGCTGTGGGGCTTGTACGAGTCAATCCAAGACTATAAGCACCTGTGCCAAGACTTGAGCCTGTGCCAGGACCTGTCATCCTCCCTGCATTCAGACAGCTCCTATCCACCTGATGCTGGCCTATCTGATGACGATGAACCTCCTGATGCCAGCCTGCCCCCGGACCCGCCACCCCTCACTGTGCCCCAGACACACAATGCCCGTGACCAGTGGCTGCAGGACGCCTTCCACATCAGCCTCTga
- the ZNRD2 gene encoding protein ZNRD2 → MALNGAEVDDFSWEPPTEAETKVLQARRERQDRISRLMGDYLLRGYRMLGETCADCGTILLQDKQRKIYCVACQELDSDVDKDNPALNAQAALSQAREHQLASASELPLGSRPAPQPPVPRPEHCEGAAAGLKAAQGPPPPAGPPNADVLACTQEALLQKLTWASAELGSSTSLETSIQLCSLIRACAEALRSLRQLQH, encoded by the exons ATGGCCCTGAACGGCGCTG AAGTCGACGATTTCTCCTGGGAGCCCCCAACCGAAGCGGAGACGAAGGTTCTGCAAGCGCGACGGGAGCGACAGGATCGCATCTCCAGACTCATGGGCGACTACCTGCTGCGTGGTTACCGCATGCTGGGCGAGACGTGCGCGGACTGCGGG ACGATCCTCCTCCAAGACAAACAGCGGAAAATCTACTGCGTGGCTTGTCAGGAGCTCGACTCAGACGTGGATAAAGATAATCCGG cTCTGAACGCCCAGGCTGCCCTCTCCCAAGCTCGGGAACACCAGCTTGCCTCTGCCTCGGAGCTCCCCTTGGGCTCCCGGCCAGCCCCTCAGCCCCCAGTACCCCGTCCAGAGCACTGTGAGGGAGCTGCAGCAGGGCTCAAGGCAGCCCAGGGGCCACCCCCTCCTGCTGGGCCTCCAAATGCAGACGTCCTGGCCTGCACACAGGAGGCCCTCCTGCAGAAGCTGACCTGGGCCTCAGCTGAGCTGGGCTCTAGCACCTCCCTGGAGACTAGCATCCAGCTGTGTAGCCTAATCCGAGCTTGTGCTGAGGCTCTGCGCAGCCTGCGGCAGCTTCAACACTAA